The Fusobacterium sp. FSA-380-WT-3A region ATCCCACTCATAAATAGCATGACCAAATATATAGCAAAATAATGAATAACCGTTCCCATATCATTTTGTAAAATTATAAATCCTGCAAAACTTATAAAAATTCCAAAACTTATTCCTATTAATTTTCCAATAGACTCTTTTTCCATTTTATAAAAAACATATGCTTCTATTATTACAAAGGGAACTTTTAATATTTCTGCTGGTTGAAGATTTATTGGTCCTAACCGAATCCATCCTGTTGCTCCATTAATAGTTTTTACAACACTTGGTAAAAATCTTCCACCAATAAATACAAAAATTAATAGAAAAAGTGAGACTATATATATAAATTTTATTACTTTATCCTTTTTAAAAATTTTATAATTAAATACATTAAAAAACATTAAGCTGAAAATACCAATAAATACAAAAAAAAGATATTTTCCTAATGTAAAACTATTTTCTTCATAATAAGCTACACTATATAAATTAAGAGTTGAAATAACTAACAATAAAAAAATTATTGTAAATATTGTTCTTCTTTTTCTTTTAGTTTCTATTGAAACTCTATCTTTTTTTATCTTTTTTTCAATTTGATTTTTTTCAAAATAAATACTTTTATTTTCTATTTTCACAGTTTTCACCTATTTTTTTCTTTAAATTATATCACAAAGAATATATTTTTTATAATAATTATTTAATTTTTTTTACTTTATACTATTCTATGATATAATAAAAGAAATTTAAAAAAAGGAGATGGCTTATTTATATGATAAAATTAATTGTTCTTGATGTTGATGGAACTTTAACTGATGGGAAAATATACCTTGATAATATGGGAAATGAGATGAAAGCTTTTAGTGCTAAAGATGGTCTTGCTATTTCTCAAAGTATAAAGCAAGGATTAATAGTAGCTATTATTACAGGAAGAACTTCTATCTTAGTTGAAAGAAGAGGAAAAGAATTAGGAATTACAGATATTATTCAAGGTTCCCATAATAAAATTACAGCTTTAAAAGAACTTTTAAATAAATATAATTTAACTTTAGAAGAAACTGCCTATATTGGTGATGACTTAAATGATTTAGAAGTTATGTCTCTTTGTAAATTTTCTGCTTGTCCTAAAAATTCTGCTTCTGAAATAATTAAAATTTCTCATTTTGTTTCATCTAAAAATGGTGGAGATGGAGCTGTTAGAGAAATTTTAGAAAAAATTTTAAAAGAACAAGATTTATGGAAAA contains the following coding sequences:
- a CDS encoding FtsW/RodA/SpoVE family cell cycle protein; the encoded protein is MKIENKSIYFEKNQIEKKIKKDRVSIETKRKRRTIFTIIFLLLVISTLNLYSVAYYEENSFTLGKYLFFVFIGIFSLMFFNVFNYKIFKKDKVIKFIYIVSLFLLIFVFIGGRFLPSVVKTINGATGWIRLGPINLQPAEILKVPFVIIEAYVFYKMEKESIGKLIGISFGIFISFAGFIILQNDMGTVIHYFAIYLVMLFMSGIDKKIIIKVVSGFGTLGIIGLFGIYKYGDGGYKIRRITMYIDGLFNDGYIGNIDIGYQVAQSLLAFGNGGVLGVGYGNGVQKYSYLPEIHTDFIMALLGEEMGFLGVCIIVLFFFLLYNIMIDIGVNSKDFFGKYLAIGIGGMIMSQVLINLFVAVGLLPVFGIPMPLFSYGGSSILTIMTSIGIVLSINNYTSIRFDKI
- a CDS encoding HAD family hydrolase encodes the protein MIKLIVLDVDGTLTDGKIYLDNMGNEMKAFSAKDGLAISQSIKQGLIVAIITGRTSILVERRGKELGITDIIQGSHNKITALKELLNKYNLTLEETAYIGDDLNDLEVMSLCKFSACPKNSASEIIKISHFVSSKNGGDGAVREILEKILKEQDLWKNIINNFSSTAQ